The following are encoded together in the bacterium genome:
- a CDS encoding adenylate/guanylate cyclase domain-containing protein, which produces MLNIREYLAKVSKTKMAVFIALLVATLFSVLDYLDFAEVYENKMLDFRYKMMDTVAPGPEDKIVIVAIDDQTLSSLKVRWPWPRSIYAKAIDNLSKAGARVVAFDLIFSEPSDEEKRKQDKILGDAIVRSRAWIVLGSKFYAKKTTAGLETSYVAPIPNIDPGKTHVGYVNYWADKDGIVRHAALVRKHQGKLYQSFTLKILSRYYKIKKPMVTLTKRILNYGPMKINVERNANMRINFRGARGHFRTISFDNIVDDDIFQGLMDAGVFKDKIILIGPLFTEAQDDHATPFFHYVEENQKGVISSTPGVEIHANALNTIMEEDYFSVIPGWAATILYYLMALVLSLICVRMKPIKGFVVLLGAVFMYGMAASWVFTQFRFIVPMLIPMFMVNVGTYFGALVYLLVVEERQSRFIKGMFSRYVSPKVVDQLVRDPNAELKLGGTRQLVTVLFADVRGFTTMSEQLSAEEVVELLNEYFQTWTDIIFKHDGTVDKFIGDAVMAIFGAPVAHADDARRALRAALDMREALAGLQEKWKSEGKRSFNIGVGLNTGEAIVGNIGSQQAMGYTVIGDTVNVAARLESKTKDFGAFLLISESTYAAVKDIAEVKEHQGVTVKGKAAAFSVYEVLGLKA; this is translated from the coding sequence ATGCTGAATATTCGAGAGTATCTGGCAAAGGTCAGCAAGACCAAGATGGCTGTTTTTATTGCGCTTTTGGTGGCAACATTATTTTCCGTATTGGATTATTTGGATTTTGCGGAAGTCTATGAAAACAAGATGCTCGATTTTAGATACAAGATGATGGATACGGTTGCTCCGGGGCCGGAAGATAAAATTGTGATTGTGGCGATTGATGATCAGACGCTGAGCTCCTTGAAAGTGCGTTGGCCCTGGCCGCGTTCTATTTACGCCAAAGCGATTGATAATTTATCCAAAGCCGGTGCGAGGGTGGTGGCCTTTGACTTAATTTTTTCCGAACCCAGTGATGAAGAAAAACGCAAGCAGGATAAAATTCTTGGGGATGCGATTGTCCGTTCCCGTGCCTGGATTGTGCTGGGAAGTAAATTTTATGCAAAAAAAACCACTGCAGGTCTGGAAACGTCGTATGTTGCGCCGATCCCGAATATTGATCCGGGCAAGACCCATGTCGGGTATGTCAATTACTGGGCGGATAAAGATGGGATTGTCCGGCATGCGGCGCTGGTCAGGAAACATCAGGGGAAATTATACCAGTCATTCACGCTTAAAATATTATCCCGATACTATAAAATAAAAAAGCCGATGGTGACGTTGACGAAAAGGATTCTTAATTACGGTCCCATGAAAATTAACGTGGAGCGCAATGCCAATATGCGGATCAATTTCAGGGGCGCGCGCGGACACTTCCGTACCATCTCGTTTGATAATATTGTTGATGATGATATTTTTCAGGGTCTTATGGATGCCGGGGTTTTTAAGGATAAAATCATTTTGATTGGTCCTTTGTTTACAGAAGCTCAGGATGATCATGCCACTCCGTTTTTTCATTATGTGGAAGAAAATCAAAAGGGTGTAATCTCATCTACGCCGGGTGTGGAAATTCATGCCAATGCACTCAATACCATTATGGAAGAGGACTATTTTTCTGTGATTCCCGGTTGGGCGGCAACTATTCTGTATTATTTAATGGCATTGGTGTTGTCCCTGATTTGCGTCCGCATGAAACCGATCAAGGGCTTCGTTGTATTGCTGGGGGCGGTTTTTATGTACGGAATGGCTGCTTCCTGGGTGTTCACTCAGTTCCGTTTCATTGTTCCCATGCTGATTCCGATGTTTATGGTCAATGTGGGTACCTATTTTGGTGCTTTGGTTTACCTGCTGGTTGTCGAAGAGCGGCAGAGCCGGTTTATCAAGGGCATGTTTTCCCGCTATGTTTCTCCCAAGGTTGTGGACCAATTGGTTCGCGACCCCAATGCTGAGTTGAAACTGGGCGGTACGCGCCAACTGGTGACGGTTTTATTTGCTGATGTGCGCGGATTCACCACCATGTCAGAGCAACTTTCAGCTGAAGAGGTGGTGGAGTTGCTCAATGAATATTTCCAGACCTGGACGGATATCATTTTCAAGCATGACGGAACAGTGGACAAGTTTATTGGAGATGCAGTCATGGCCATTTTTGGGGCACCTGTGGCACATGCGGATGATGCCAGGCGGGCGCTGAGGGCAGCGCTGGATATGCGTGAAGCATTGGCTGGATTACAGGAAAAGTGGAAGTCAGAAGGAAAACGGAGCTTTAATATCGGTGTGGGTCTCAATACCGGGGAAGCCATTGTAGGTAATATAGGGTCGCAGCAAGCCATGGGGTATACGGTGATTGGCGATACTGTCAATGTGGCGGCCCGATTGGAGAGTAAGACCAAGGATTTTGGGGCTTTTTTACTGATTTCTGAATCAACCTATGCGGCGGTGAAAGATATTGCGGAAGTTAAAGAGCACCAAGGGGTGACAGTGAAGGGTAAGGCTGCGGCATTCTCGGTGTACGAGGTCCTGGGATTGAAAGCATAA
- the mtaB gene encoding tRNA (N(6)-L-threonylcarbamoyladenosine(37)-C(2))-methylthiotransferase MtaB, with translation MIRNKKHTFSVKVVGCKVNQVEAAMLAAQLEARGWQPGKDGQPPDLVLVHTCTVTQRADRDSRRFILQAQKENPQTLVAVSGCLAEMEKETLRALPGVIAVIDQAKRDQAGELIEAALHQSAVVCESKGADKGFFMQASDEIHQNKSRAMIKIEDGCDGICTFCRVRLARGKPISRPLADILTEMRRLVEKGFQEIVITGVNIGCWQPGLAHLIPELLAVPGDFRIRLSSIEPQHLNDDLIHVLINADEKLCPHLHLPLQSGDNVILQAMGRTYTAEYFHHCIETLRCSRPDYVFTGDVIVGFPGESREAFENTCELIKQCNMVRLHVFPFSARPGTSAAALPDKILQREITDRAGELREIGKQLHADYCTGRIGSAVKVLLEQEKEPGVWVGTTETYDRAQMKLPGQAGLLAAGCITGFDGQEYHVSRGEAC, from the coding sequence ATGATCCGGAATAAAAAGCATACATTCAGCGTCAAAGTTGTGGGCTGTAAGGTCAATCAGGTTGAGGCCGCGATGCTGGCAGCCCAGCTGGAGGCCCGCGGTTGGCAGCCCGGTAAAGACGGGCAACCACCTGATTTGGTATTGGTCCATACCTGCACGGTGACGCAGCGGGCGGACCGTGATTCCCGCCGATTTATCCTGCAGGCGCAAAAAGAAAATCCTCAGACGCTGGTGGCGGTCAGTGGTTGTTTGGCGGAAATGGAAAAGGAGACACTACGCGCTTTGCCGGGCGTGATTGCAGTCATTGACCAGGCCAAGCGCGATCAAGCCGGTGAGCTGATTGAGGCGGCGCTTCATCAGTCGGCAGTTGTTTGCGAGTCCAAGGGTGCTGATAAGGGTTTTTTCATGCAAGCATCTGATGAAATTCATCAGAATAAGTCCCGGGCCATGATTAAAATAGAAGATGGCTGTGATGGGATTTGTACTTTTTGCCGTGTCCGGCTGGCGCGGGGCAAACCCATTTCCCGGCCGCTGGCGGATATTCTGACGGAGATGCGCCGGTTGGTAGAGAAAGGATTTCAGGAAATCGTCATTACAGGCGTGAATATCGGTTGCTGGCAGCCTGGACTGGCACACTTGATTCCTGAATTATTGGCAGTGCCGGGTGATTTCAGAATCCGGCTCTCTTCGATTGAACCCCAGCACCTTAATGACGACTTGATCCACGTTCTAATCAATGCAGATGAAAAACTCTGCCCGCATCTCCACCTGCCATTGCAAAGCGGGGACAATGTTATTTTGCAAGCCATGGGAAGAACGTATACGGCGGAATATTTTCATCATTGTATAGAAACTCTGCGTTGTTCCCGGCCTGACTATGTTTTCACCGGGGATGTGATTGTGGGTTTTCCCGGTGAGAGCCGGGAAGCGTTTGAGAATACTTGTGAGTTGATAAAACAATGTAACATGGTAAGATTACATGTTTTTCCGTTTTCCGCCCGCCCGGGGACCAGCGCTGCGGCTTTGCCGGATAAAATTTTGCAGCGTGAGATTACCGACCGGGCCGGGGAACTGCGCGAAATCGGGAAACAACTACATGCGGACTATTGCACCGGCCGTATCGGATCTGCGGTCAAGGTTTTGCTGGAACAGGAAAAAGAACCCGGAGTTTGGGTGGGCACGACCGAGACCTATGACCGCGCCCAGATGAAGCTGCCGGGACAGGCTGGCCTTTTGGCCGCAGGCTGTATTACAGGATTTGACGGGCAGGAATATCACGTTTCCAGGGGGGAAGCATGCTGA
- a CDS encoding putative addiction module antidote protein: MKASRSYQKDLIHDLKDTREAIAYLNAAMEAGEKNAFLMAIRNVAEAQGGMSKIAKKTDINRVSLYKMTSGKGNPGLMNIITILHSLGFRLKVSR; encoded by the coding sequence ATGAAAGCGTCCAGAAGCTACCAGAAAGACCTTATTCATGACCTGAAAGATACACGTGAGGCAATCGCTTACCTTAATGCCGCGATGGAAGCTGGAGAAAAAAATGCTTTTCTTATGGCTATACGCAATGTAGCCGAAGCCCAAGGCGGCATGTCAAAAATTGCTAAAAAGACAGACATCAACCGGGTTAGTTTGTACAAAATGACATCCGGTAAAGGCAATCCCGGACTCATGAACATCATCACCATCCTGCATTCCCTGGGGTTCAGACTGAAAGTATCACGGTAG
- a CDS encoding type II toxin-antitoxin system RelE/ParE family toxin, whose protein sequence is MSIRVILQFETSEGKCPFRKWLLSLHDEKVRAQVRARLDRLRLGNSGDHRFLGEGIQELRIHYGPGYRIYYGEQGRKIVLLLYGGIKNTQKQDIRKAKQYWQDYLRRIKL, encoded by the coding sequence TTGAGTATTCGGGTTATTCTCCAATTTGAAACAAGTGAAGGGAAGTGTCCGTTTCGTAAATGGTTGCTCTCGTTGCATGATGAAAAAGTACGCGCACAAGTCCGGGCACGATTGGACCGTTTACGATTGGGAAATTCAGGCGATCACCGTTTTCTTGGAGAGGGTATTCAGGAACTGCGGATTCATTATGGACCTGGATATCGGATATACTATGGAGAACAAGGGCGCAAAATAGTTCTTTTGTTATACGGTGGTATAAAAAATACCCAAAAACAGGATATCCGAAAAGCAAAGCAATATTGGCAGGATTATTTAAGGAGAATAAAATTATGA
- a CDS encoding LL-diaminopimelate aminotransferase, producing the protein MSETYIQGLIAERLGGNQFGKSTVIYKFEKIKRAKKAVMEANPGVALIDMGVGEPDWMAEPEVVDALFENAKKPGNRGYADNGCQDFKDAAAKYMKTVFGVEDLDPVNEVVHAIGSKPALALMPSAFINPGDITIMTVPGYPVLGSQAKGLGGEVVNLPLTKENDFLPDLDSLTKEQKQKAKLFYINYPNNPTGGAATVAFYEKVIKFAKENSVVVISDEAYAALVYDDVKPLSFLSVSGAKEVGVAIQSLSKAYNMTGWRLAFVCGNEKIVKAFATVKDNNDSGQFLAIQYAGIHCLEHPEITEKTKEKYSRRLGLLAEALQSVGFKAEKPKGTFYLYMPIPKGIKGGESFASAEAFSQFMIREKLISTVPWDDAGAFVRFSATFDASTPEDEKKVIDEIKKRLSEVEFEF; encoded by the coding sequence ATGTCGGAAACTTATATTCAAGGATTGATCGCGGAAAGACTCGGTGGGAATCAGTTTGGGAAATCGACGGTTATCTATAAATTCGAAAAAATCAAACGTGCTAAAAAAGCTGTCATGGAAGCGAATCCGGGTGTGGCATTGATTGATATGGGTGTGGGTGAGCCGGATTGGATGGCTGAACCGGAAGTGGTTGACGCGTTGTTTGAAAATGCTAAGAAACCCGGGAATCGCGGTTATGCTGATAATGGTTGTCAGGATTTTAAAGATGCTGCTGCTAAATATATGAAGACTGTTTTTGGCGTGGAGGATTTGGACCCGGTAAACGAAGTGGTTCATGCCATTGGCTCCAAACCGGCGTTGGCCTTGATGCCGTCCGCTTTTATCAATCCAGGTGACATTACCATCATGACCGTGCCGGGATACCCGGTGCTTGGGTCGCAGGCAAAAGGTTTGGGCGGTGAAGTGGTGAATTTGCCATTAACCAAAGAAAATGATTTTTTGCCTGATTTGGATTCGCTGACAAAAGAGCAGAAACAAAAAGCCAAGCTGTTTTATATCAATTATCCCAATAATCCAACCGGTGGGGCGGCAACTGTTGCGTTTTATGAAAAAGTGATCAAGTTTGCCAAAGAAAACAGTGTGGTCGTTATCTCGGATGAAGCGTATGCTGCACTCGTTTATGATGATGTCAAGCCATTATCTTTTTTGTCAGTTTCCGGTGCCAAAGAAGTTGGTGTGGCCATTCAGTCGCTATCCAAAGCCTACAATATGACCGGTTGGCGGTTGGCGTTTGTATGCGGCAACGAAAAAATTGTGAAAGCTTTTGCAACTGTCAAAGACAACAATGATTCCGGGCAATTTTTGGCGATTCAATATGCTGGTATTCACTGTCTGGAACATCCGGAGATTACAGAGAAAACAAAAGAGAAGTATTCCCGCCGTTTAGGACTGTTGGCAGAAGCCTTGCAATCAGTCGGCTTCAAGGCAGAAAAGCCGAAAGGAACCTTCTACTTATATATGCCGATTCCCAAGGGAATTAAAGGCGGCGAGTCATTTGCGAGTGCAGAGGCGTTTTCTCAATTTATGATACGTGAAAAACTGATCTCAACCGTGCCCTGGGATGATGCCGGTGCATTTGTCCGGTTTTCAGCCACCTTTGATGCATCCACACCGGAGGATGAGAAAAAAGTCATTGATGAAATTAAAAAACGGTTGTCAGAAGTAGAGTTTGAATTTTAA
- a CDS encoding DEAD/DEAH box helicase: MNFESMQLHETLWKGLKSAGYKTPTPIQSLAIPPLMEGRDVIATAQTGTGKTAAFVLPILQKLLQSESKKQARALVITPTRELAEQIHEVIRVLGKHTGIRSITIYGGMSMQNQLDGLRKGVDILVACPGRLLDHVERKTVDLKHIEWVVLDEADRMLDMGFLPPIRKLLRCVPNKRQTALFSATFTRVLENLIANNMRNPKRLAVSIEAPAETVTHTLYPISRMMKSDLLVRVLKNMKTQSVLIFTRTKHRADGVARKLKRAGFTSDALHANRTQGQRMQILKNFRKGHIPILVATDIAARGLDIESISHVINYDMPDTATSYIHRIGRTGRAARNGDALTMVTWEDNDIIRDVEKLLGRPLERKVLSGFPYDEPLPKECQPPETFKPKTLGSRRTVTVRRRL, encoded by the coding sequence ATGAATTTTGAAAGTATGCAATTGCACGAAACACTGTGGAAAGGGCTGAAATCCGCAGGGTATAAAACCCCTACGCCCATCCAATCTCTGGCGATTCCACCGCTGATGGAAGGGCGCGATGTGATCGCGACCGCCCAGACCGGCACTGGAAAGACCGCAGCCTTTGTACTCCCAATTCTGCAAAAACTATTACAAAGCGAGAGTAAAAAGCAGGCACGCGCCCTGGTGATTACACCCACCCGCGAGCTGGCGGAACAGATTCATGAAGTCATTCGTGTTTTGGGAAAACACACCGGGATCCGGTCGATAACGATCTATGGCGGGATGAGCATGCAAAATCAGCTCGATGGCTTGAGAAAAGGTGTGGATATTCTCGTCGCATGTCCGGGGCGTTTGCTGGATCATGTGGAGCGAAAAACAGTGGATTTGAAACATATTGAATGGGTGGTACTCGACGAGGCGGACCGCATGCTGGACATGGGGTTTTTGCCCCCGATTCGCAAGCTGCTGCGCTGCGTTCCCAATAAACGTCAAACCGCACTTTTCTCGGCAACATTTACCAGAGTGCTGGAAAATTTAATTGCCAACAATATGCGCAACCCCAAACGCTTGGCAGTGAGTATTGAGGCGCCGGCGGAAACAGTTACCCATACGCTGTATCCCATCTCCCGAATGATGAAGTCTGATTTGTTGGTGCGTGTTCTGAAAAACATGAAGACACAATCAGTACTTATTTTTACCCGGACCAAACACCGGGCCGACGGGGTGGCGCGCAAACTCAAACGGGCCGGTTTTACATCGGATGCCCTGCATGCCAACCGTACTCAGGGGCAGCGCATGCAAATCTTAAAGAACTTCCGGAAAGGTCATATTCCTATTTTGGTGGCCACGGATATTGCGGCCCGGGGATTGGATATCGAGAGCATTTCGCATGTCATTAATTACGATATGCCGGATACTGCCACATCCTATATTCATCGCATCGGCCGCACCGGCCGGGCGGCACGCAATGGCGATGCACTCACCATGGTCACATGGGAGGACAATGATATTATCCGGGATGTGGAAAAATTGTTGGGCAGACCGCTGGAAAGAAAGGTTTTGTCTGGTTTTCCCTATGATGAACCCCTGCCCAAAGAATGTCAGCCGCCGGAGACATTCAAACCCAAAACACTGGGGAGTCGCCGTACGGTGACTGTTCGCCGCCGCCTGTAA
- a CDS encoding DUF4405 domain-containing protein, translated as MKMKLLLVVNPLLLVAMLLQIVTGIAMKKFDAGWAHSVHMNNAIILDLLFLFHIILNWGWIKTNLLRLKK; from the coding sequence ATGAAAATGAAGCTGTTGTTGGTGGTTAATCCATTGTTGCTGGTTGCCATGCTTTTGCAGATTGTGACCGGGATTGCCATGAAAAAGTTTGATGCGGGATGGGCGCATTCGGTGCATATGAACAATGCCATAATTTTGGATTTGTTGTTTTTGTTCCACATTATTTTAAACTGGGGCTGGATCAAAACCAACTTACTCAGGCTTAAAAAATAA
- a CDS encoding YihY/virulence factor BrkB family protein, producing the protein MLLWLKIVRSSLSTLFKKRLFIDAAGLAFFSLMALAPFAFFMQWLADVAGRGPRDVILHQANSMMTVQARDIFNSLTTRTTLGIFQGPVSTFFGLLIAFFAAIIVFAHIHDVLNKIWQVAPRKQRKWPAFLKKQTVPLGMMLVVSTVLVTSFFVSTLFALLTQSIMIKWKLIEAATTFFVAVLMFVLLYKWAPDTEVRWQDAVMGALGAACLFEIGKYGLEKYWVFNPMVVFYGSSRSLVALLLWVYYSSLTIFWGAAIARACQTVREEEQRKNGIINK; encoded by the coding sequence ATGCTTCTATGGCTGAAAATTGTGCGCAGCTCTTTGAGCACACTTTTTAAAAAACGATTATTCATTGATGCTGCCGGGCTGGCTTTTTTTTCATTGATGGCACTGGCGCCATTCGCCTTTTTTATGCAATGGCTGGCAGATGTTGCGGGGCGGGGACCGCGGGATGTGATTCTTCACCAGGCAAATTCGATGATGACTGTTCAGGCCCGGGATATCTTTAATTCGCTGACCACGCGCACCACCCTGGGGATTTTTCAGGGTCCGGTTTCCACTTTTTTTGGATTGCTGATTGCTTTTTTTGCGGCAATCATCGTGTTTGCCCATATTCATGATGTGCTCAATAAGATTTGGCAGGTTGCGCCGCGCAAACAGCGGAAGTGGCCGGCATTTTTAAAAAAACAGACAGTGCCATTGGGCATGATGCTGGTCGTTTCAACCGTTCTGGTCACTTCATTTTTTGTGAGCACACTCTTTGCATTGCTGACCCAGTCCATTATGATTAAGTGGAAATTGATTGAGGCTGCGACTACGTTTTTTGTTGCCGTGCTCATGTTTGTTTTGCTGTACAAATGGGCGCCGGATACCGAGGTGCGGTGGCAGGATGCGGTTATGGGTGCCCTGGGGGCAGCCTGTTTATTTGAGATTGGAAAATATGGTTTGGAAAAATATTGGGTCTTCAATCCCATGGTCGTTTTTTATGGGTCCTCGCGGTCATTGGTGGCGCTTTTGCTGTGGGTTTATTATTCTTCCTTGACTATTTTTTGGGGTGCTGCCATTGCCCGGGCTTGTCAGACCGTGCGGGAAGAGGAGCAGCGAAAAAACGGAATAATAAATAAATGA
- a CDS encoding AI-2E family transporter — translation MTTRSEKPVKFNLFASPGNISTLCLVFIAVVLLLAVFKVGYAVIMPPLVAWFLSLMLEPPIGWFVSKKIPRSLSIAVVLVLLMVAMYWFAVLLSVNAAGFINQMPALQGKFSAILQDILRHVPVQLNDNIDAQMSKWLTQAFESLMAMLGKLLGSLTTFLSNLIFVIIILAFILVARPYTQHNLKRAFTRDVAEQVSRITASVTNKISKYILMQTLLSMITGFLVWLLCALLGLKFAFTWGMLAFFLNFIPTIGSIIAALPPVLLALIQFYPNVWPAIIIVLVILVINQVIGNVISPKVMGDQLDLSPIVILIFLLLCGWLWGILGAFLSVIFAVALKIICEHIPVLRPLGIMMASGKTPRGKN, via the coding sequence ATGACGACACGTTCGGAGAAACCGGTTAAGTTTAATCTTTTTGCCTCGCCGGGCAATATCAGCACGCTGTGCCTGGTTTTTATTGCGGTGGTTCTCTTGCTGGCGGTATTCAAAGTCGGGTATGCGGTTATTATGCCGCCGCTGGTTGCCTGGTTTTTATCCTTGATGCTTGAACCGCCCATTGGCTGGTTTGTCAGTAAAAAAATTCCCCGCAGTCTTTCCATTGCGGTGGTACTGGTTTTGTTGATGGTTGCGATGTACTGGTTTGCGGTATTGCTTTCCGTCAATGCAGCCGGATTCATCAATCAGATGCCCGCCTTGCAGGGAAAGTTTTCCGCCATTCTTCAGGATATTCTCCGGCATGTTCCAGTACAGCTTAATGATAATATTGACGCCCAGATGAGCAAATGGCTGACCCAGGCGTTTGAATCTCTCATGGCGATGCTGGGTAAATTATTGGGCAGTCTGACCACCTTTCTTTCCAATTTGATATTCGTCATTATTATTTTGGCATTTATTTTGGTGGCCCGGCCCTATACCCAGCACAATCTGAAGCGTGCGTTTACCCGGGATGTGGCGGAACAGGTTAGTCGGATTACAGCGTCTGTTACGAATAAAATATCCAAGTATATCCTGATGCAGACCTTGTTGAGCATGATAACCGGTTTTTTGGTTTGGCTCTTGTGTGCGCTTTTGGGGTTGAAGTTTGCTTTTACCTGGGGCATGCTCGCATTTTTCCTTAATTTTATTCCCACCATTGGTTCGATTATTGCGGCCTTGCCACCGGTTTTGCTGGCATTGATCCAATTTTATCCCAATGTTTGGCCGGCGATTATTATCGTGCTGGTTATTTTGGTCATTAATCAAGTGATCGGGAATGTGATCAGTCCGAAGGTTATGGGGGACCAGCTGGATTTAAGTCCGATTGTAATTTTGATTTTTTTACTTTTGTGCGGCTGGTTGTGGGGTATCCTGGGAGCATTTTTATCTGTAATTTTTGCGGTGGCTTTGAAAATCATCTGTGAACATATTCCGGTGCTGCGGCCATTGGGTATTATGATGGCGAGCGGGAAGACACCTCGGGGGAAAAACTAA
- a CDS encoding alpha/beta hydrolase, which produces MTTFLAIIILGIMVAKILAIVIEQKGLYFPKKEIEETPKDIKVRYEDVFLKTSDKQILHAWYIKSPKSKQAVLFCHGNAGNMSGRLHRVAFFKELRVNLLMFDYRGYGKSTGRPSEKGLYRDVQTAYDYLIHERNIDPQQIVVYGKSLGCAVIVDLALHNPVGYLVLESPFASVEQVSKEMYPFLPMSWLTQQKYDSVRKIRHIKTPKLIIHGRYDDMIAFRHASLLHQNALPPKMLLPYDGGHNDMDYVTSDEYQDKIQGILKSLEK; this is translated from the coding sequence ATGACTACTTTTCTCGCGATTATCATCCTCGGCATCATGGTTGCCAAAATTCTGGCGATTGTGATTGAGCAAAAGGGCCTCTATTTTCCTAAAAAGGAGATTGAGGAAACACCGAAGGATATTAAGGTGCGGTATGAAGATGTTTTTCTGAAAACATCGGATAAACAAATTCTGCATGCCTGGTATATTAAATCCCCCAAATCAAAACAAGCTGTGCTTTTTTGTCACGGCAATGCCGGAAATATGTCGGGCAGGCTGCATCGGGTCGCGTTTTTCAAGGAGCTGCGTGTTAATTTACTTATGTTTGATTATCGCGGGTATGGAAAGAGCACAGGCCGCCCGAGTGAAAAAGGACTGTATCGCGACGTGCAGACAGCTTACGATTATCTGATTCACGAAAGGAACATTGATCCGCAACAGATTGTTGTCTACGGCAAGTCGCTGGGGTGCGCTGTCATCGTGGATCTGGCACTGCATAATCCGGTAGGCTACCTGGTTCTGGAAAGTCCATTTGCCTCGGTTGAACAGGTGTCCAAGGAAATGTATCCTTTTCTCCCAATGTCCTGGTTGACGCAGCAAAAGTATGACAGTGTCAGGAAAATCCGGCATATTAAAACACCCAAGTTGATTATACATGGGCGTTATGATGATATGATTGCTTTCCGGCACGCCTCGTTATTGCATCAAAATGCGCTTCCGCCTAAAATGCTGTTGCCGTATGATGGCGGGCACAATGACATGGATTATGTCACTTCAGACGAATATCAGGACAAAATACAGGGAATTTTGAAATCCCTGGAAAAGTAA
- a CDS encoding J domain-containing protein yields MTYKELQAALAVFGLRETATRAEIQDRHRELVKQHHPDAGAQEPEKMQKINTAYRILQEYTGAYRFAFSQEEFYRQNPEEMVRRQFGNDPLWGTGKSPKPK; encoded by the coding sequence ATGACCTATAAAGAGTTGCAGGCTGCATTGGCAGTGTTTGGCCTTCGGGAAACTGCTACGCGCGCGGAAATTCAGGACCGGCACCGGGAATTGGTAAAGCAGCATCATCCGGATGCAGGGGCGCAGGAGCCGGAGAAAATGCAGAAAATAAATACCGCTTACCGGATATTGCAGGAATACACGGGGGCATACCGGTTTGCATTCTCTCAAGAAGAATTTTACCGGCAAAATCCCGAGGAAATGGTCCGCCGGCAATTCGGGAACGATCCTTTGTGGGGTACGGGAAAATCGCCCAAGCCGAAGTGA